The sequence below is a genomic window from Haematobia irritans isolate KBUSLIRL chromosome 3, ASM5000362v1, whole genome shotgun sequence.
ttcagtTCATATGTGGGGCTGGCATGCTTTGGCCATTGCTTATTTGGTTAAAATAAAACTTGTGATTGTGGCCTTTTTCGTGGGAAGTGCTGTTTATTTGGGTCTTCGTTATATTTGGCCGCATAAATGCCAACCCGAAGTTATTTTGGATCATCCTCCACCGTAAGTTTTGTCCCTTCAATTAGCGGTAatctattaatattttttcggttttgggggTAGATCTTTCTCTCatcatgatcatattccttatgCTTCGGATCATTCTGAAATTGTAAGTTCTTCATGGGGATCAAGTGGTCCTAGTTCTTCGTTTGAACCCTATTCTGCTTACTCAGGATCATATGGAGGAGGTGATATTATACCAGAAACTACATCACACGAAAGTCATTCGTATCGTAAGAAACGTGAGGCAACACTGAACCATGAAGAGAAATCAACCAAGGAAAGCGAAGGCAGACAAATGGCTCCTATAAATGAGGAACAGTAAGTTGGGCTATCTTTTGTAATCCATCTCTCGATCaagacaattttctttttttcctaGAATTGGTAATTTTATGTTCATGTTTTTGGGCTTGGACAGCAAGGCCTGTCGTCGCCGTTTCATTTGTGAAATGGAATTCCGTTCGAAATACAATCCTTTGACCTCTATGGCTTTCCGTGTGCTCAGCCGTAGTTTCTTCTCCAAATACACAAATGATAATAATGATATGGGTAAAGCTCATTCCTATCGGGAATGTGCTGCTGTTAACAGTGAATGtgttttcattgaaaatgaAGAGGGAAATGACCAGGATCCCACTGAAATATCACAAGCAACAGAATCTAATCAAGAATCATCATCAATTGACGAAGAGAATGTTGATCTAACAACAACTGAAGAGGCCAACAACTCTTTGCTGAGTAATAATCTTGAAGAGAGAGCAAACTCTCATAATCTAGAGGCTGAGAGGCGTAGAAATTCCTATTGGCGTCACATGAGAGGAGATCGTAAATTGAAGCTTTAATCTCCGAAAAGCTACTGAGTACAAAGAGAAATTTTAGTCTTTTAGGGTTAATGAGATGTGAACTGGTTTCGCATTTTTAGTGTAAttataacaaaacaacaaaaaaatctaatattctttatgtatttatttaattaattttaagttgAAAATAAATCCTTGCCCTTTCTTAATTTaactaacaatttttttttggattctcACAAGAAAGAGAAATTTCGATGATAGTGAGAGCTAAGTACAATGGGAGACACAAGAGAAGAGAAAATATGTATTGGTGAATGGGATTCTTAATTAAAATACCAACACAAGTGATCACGGTGGCCACTCGATTCAAAAAGAATCtataacattttgaagaaaatattaccaaaaactaccaaacaaaaaagtcttgttttacaaaattttatttctatagaaaattttgtcaaaattttatttctatagaaaattttgtcaaaattttatttctacagaaaatttggtcaaaattttatttctatagaaaattttgtcaaaattttatttctatagaaaattttgtcaaaattttatttctatagaaaattttgtcaaaattttattggaaattttgtcaaaattttatttctatagaaaattttgtcaaaatgttatttctatagaaaatttggtcaaaattttatttctatagaaaattttgtcaaaattttgtttctattgcaaattttgtcaaaattttatttctatagaaaaatttgtcaaaattttatttctataggaaattttgtcaaaatatttttcaacattttatttctatacaaaattttgtcaaaactttatttctattggaaattttgtcaaaactttatttctatagaaaattttgccaaaattttatttctataaaaaatgttgtcgaaattttatttctatacaaaattttgtcaaaactttatttctatagaaaattttggtcaaaattttatttctacagaaaatttggtcaaaaatttatttctatagaaaattttgtcaaaattttatttctattggaaattttgtcaaaattttatttctataggaaattttgtcaaaattttatttctattggaaattttgtcaaaattttatttctataggaaattttgtcaaaattttatttctattgaaaattttgtcaaaattttatttctataggaaattttgtcaaaattttatttctattggaaattttgtcaaaattttatttctatagaaaattttgtcaaaattttatttctatagaaaatttggtcaaattttatttctattggaaattttgtcaaaattttattactatagaaattttgtcacaattttatttctataggaaattttgtcaaaattttatttctattggaaattttgtcaaaattttatttctatagaaacttttgtcaaaattttatttctacagaaaatttttccaaattttatttctatagaatttttttatcaaaattttatttctctggaaaattgtgtaaaaattttacttctatagaaaattttatcaaaattatataaaaaatgttttcgaaattttatttctgtacaaaattttgttaaaactttatttctataggaaattttctcaaaattttatttctgtagaaaattttgtcaaaattttatttctataggaaattttgtcaaaattttatttctattggaaattttgtcaaaattttatttctatagaaaattttgtcaaattttatttctataggaaattttgtcaaaatattttgtcaacattttatttctatacaaaattttgtcaaaactttatttctgccaaattttattccaattggaaattttgtcaaaactttatttctatagaaaattttgccaaaattttatttctataaaaaatgttgtcgaaattttatttctatacaaaattttgtcaaaactttatttctatagaaaattttgtcaaaactttatttctatagaaaattttgtcaaaattttatttctttagaaatttggtcaaaattttatttctacagaaaatttgatcaaaattttatttctatagaaaattttgtcaaaattttatttctataggatattttgtcaaaattttatttctatagaaaattttgtcaaaattttatttctataggaaattttgtcaaaattttatttctataggaaattttgtcaaaattttatttctattggaaattttgtcaaaattttatttctatagaaaattttgtcaaaattttatttctataggaagttttgtcaaaattttatttctataggaaattttgtcaagaatgaaaatgttgtacaatttttttctatagaaaatttccatccTTGCTTTCTATACACGGCGGGAATGCTGGCCATTGCACCATAGATGGAACTTTGATTCAATAGGACCTAAATGAATccatttattgttttaatttcatcCATATTCATCAAATTGGTAAAATGGTTTCCAATTTgtctagatttttttctataaaatcccttctctctacgaataaaatatgtgtcagttccaatgaTTATTTTCAggcaatttgttttaatttttttcgtaaaaagtCTGTTCCAAACATAAATATAGAACCTCCCAAATTAAGAGTATATTTATATACCCGTATGTGCTTTTATTCCCTTGTTGtgttacaaatatttttgtgtatatGGCAACCCTCACAATGTATGAAATCATATCGCCATAAATCTTTAATGCCTATAGCAGACCAACAAAGTATAATTAACACAATTTAATCTCAAAACAAGCATTGCATGCATTTTTCACACACTATTCGTGTGTGAGTTGACAATCAATATTTATCTCGCACCACActcaacattttcaacttcTCAAGCATCCTCATGCTCCATTCAAACATATTTGATGTGAGCTTCAAACCAAATGTCACAATACTGCATACATCTAACGGAATTCATGTCACAGCATGTGCTAAAGATTTTTATGCTACCAGAGTTGTatgttttgcatgattattgggATGTAAAGCATCGAACTAGTTCCAAAgtgcaaagacaataaacttgaggaagataggaaattggcttgcgccataccaaatgttgcatttaccatgttagttccatacatgtttgtaattcttttatttgtttttcgtttttattttttaaatgaaaaacttaattttcttaatgaaacaatgctaaattttaggcaacaacaaaaaaatatacattttcccctttatggaaatgtatttcctgcacttaatttctttttatttgcattttaatgctatgtcaatacttgtcgtatacgcgtttggttcgagtatgaaactaacacggtaaatggtttgatctcctcagtagccaatttcctatcttcctagagtttattgtctttgccaAAGtgaggctatgtatgattacATTGGTATCCAAGTTCAGAgaaagagtgagagagagaggtgGACATAGACTActatgctataaaaaaattgcaacgcATTTTAATCACTCTTAAAATTACAGTCGTCTCGATGTTAATTGTGAATGAAGGACATGGCATACTTAACATTAAACCAAATATGCCACCGAAAACTTGTTAACAAAATCCTCCAACAGTCTGTAGTTACGAAGACGGCTGCTaccaaagattataaatatataataatcttTGGCTGCTACTACTATGTGAGAATAAAGCAACAGAAAAAATtgagtacatttttttttggcatatgCATGTGAGAACGGCTACCACAGGCTTATTGGAAACCAAGAGAATGTGATAAATTGCTCCCGAGGGTCGCAGCTGCTTTGCCAGCCGACAGCATAATGATAATGTGCGAGGCGAATCGCGTCGTGCGTGTTTCAGCGCACAACCTAGGTTTAATCAATGTTTACTTTGGTGGCATATCGCAGCGGCATGTCTAACACCATACCTTCCGGAAAATTTCTTCAGTGATGCTATGCCCTCGCGTGGCTATGAAATACACAGGGTGtgtcgaataaaaaaaaaacaagagttTTTTCAGaagtaatttggaaatagcaaaTGAATTGAGAACAGAGTTCAAGAGTGTCAAACCCCTTTAAAAGTAAACCTTTAACTTTTCACCAGAAAGACgactctccaattaagaggtacgctttgctatagaaataaaattttaacaaaattttctatagaaataaaatttcgacaaaattttctatagaaataaaattttgcaaaaattttctgtagaaataaaattttgacaaaaatttctaaagaaataaaattttgcaaaaattttctgtagaaataaaattttgacaaaaattttctatagaaataaaattttgcaaaaattttctgtaaaaataaaatattgacaaaaatttctatagaaataaaattttgatgaaatttttcatagaaataaaaataaaattttgacaatttttgtcaaaattttctataacattttgaaaaacgtttctagagaaataaaattttgacaaaattttctatagaaataaaatgttgacaaaattttctacagatataaaattttgacaaaattttctttagatatacaattttgacaaaattttctatagatataaaattttgaccaaattttctttagaaatacaattttgacaaaactttctatagaaataaaattttctggcaACACGGTGATATTATCAGATTCAAGTGAACGAACGCTTAcaccaaaaacaatggaagatgaagatgggaaaatggcagcagagggtatcaaaccattgacggcgttcgatgcaaacgtgtcgtttatgattttttgttccacaaattaaactaagaataaaaagaaatttatatcagggaatgacgtagaacaatcggtcaaaagtttctcattattatttacacaaaatttaacatcatttgtgagtttttaacaaaaaatattgcaaattaaaaatgaacgaacgtgtatgtatcgaacaccgtaaatgcaacttttggtatgacgtcgcccattCTCCCGTCTTCATCATCCATTGTTTTTGGCTTACACTATCGACCCAGAGCAATGTGAAAACAAACACGttttaaataacaacaacaacacagcagcaaaaaatttatttaaccagtcaaccaacaacaacacatCCGAGTCGACCAGGGCACATACTCACACACCAACTATCGTTGCTGTTACTCGCTGTTATCAGCAACAACACAACGACCTTCTCGTTTTTATTCattctgaaaaaaaagaaaaaatagcaCAACACTCATCTCAGCTTAACTCACTCGATGTCAAAGTCTatgacgacaacaacaacagtggCAAACGAAACGAAATTATTCAGATTCAATAGAGCAATATGGTAGGGAAAAAATGCTATACACAAAGCCAGATATACTCTGAGCGCCGTATACAAAAAAGAATGAGAAGTCACATTTTAAGGGATTCAAACATATGAAGAAACGAAACAAATGCAATGTGACTAGTCAACAAACAATGGGAAAACAAAACATTCACTCACTTTATGGTAAATATGCCTAGTAAAGAGAGAAGACTAAGTGAGGAACTTGTGCTCCAAAAGATTTTCTCTTGAACTGTCTATGAGAACAACCAAAACAAATTGCCGGTTTAAATGCAAGAGATAGAAAGAGAGAACACCAATATGCATGGCatgcatttattattttttttttttggcgagaGAGAGTGATAGCTTCACGTAGTAGTATTATCAAAAACAATGGATGATGAAGACGGGAGaatgggcgacgtcataccaaaagttgcatttacggtgttcgatacatacacgttcgttcatttttaatttgcaatattttttgttaaaaactcacaaatgatgttaaattttgtgtaaataataatgagaaacttttgaccgattgttctacgtcattccctgatataaatttctttttattcttagtttaatttgtggaacaaaaaatcataaacgacacgtttgcatcgaacgccgtcaatggtttgataccctctgctgccattttcccatcttcatcttccattgtttttgagTATTATTGACATTGTTTACATTGCTTGCAGCAAAAACAATGGATGATGaagaccaaagacaataaacttgaggaagataggaaattggcttgcgtcataccaaatgttgcatttaccatgttagttccatacatgtttgtaattttttttatttgtcttttgtttttattttttaaatgaaaaacttaattttcgtaatgaaacaatgtgcaattttgggcaacaacaaaaaaattatattttcccctttatggaaatttatttcgtgtacttaatttatttttatttgcattttaatgctatgccaatacttgtcgtatacgcgtttggttcgagtatgaaactaacacggtaaatggtttgatctcctcagtagccaatttcctatcttcctagagtttattgtctttgatgaAGACGGGAGaatgggcgacgtcataccaaaagttgcatttacggtgttcgatacatacacgttcgttcatttttaatttgcaatattttttgttaaaaactcacaaatgatgttaaattttgtgtaaataataatgagaaacttttgaccgattgttctacgtcattccctgatataaatttctttttattcttagtttaatttgtggaacaaaaaatcataaacgacacgtttgcatcgaacgccgtcaatggtttgataccctctgctgccattttcccatcttcatcttccattgtttttggctTGCAGCTTTGTTGATATGAATGAGGAGATTCGTTTGTTTTCGTTATATTGTTGAGGTTGGCGCCAAAGACAATTAAAGAAGaagacatgaattgggctttgatagtgttagtgCTAAGGaccagagattagccccatactTGTAGGAAAAGCGCTtcgaacttactggtttgatacagacaatttttattttgctattttctcaaaagttcctGCCAATTTCTGTGTCGtttgcactaaattattaattaaatgtttcatgaagtgttttcgttcttttaaaagttaaaaaaattgctaaaataagagaattaggttttgttacgaatgcaaaatgaaaagagaaaccgaaaaaaagttgcaacttctcatcgaacatgtatggggctaatctctggttcttgagaaaaaagaataacaacaTGCCCAATTCATGTCTTCTTCTTTAATTGTCTTTGGTTGGCGCTGTCTCGTCGTACAACAAAATATCTTCGTCATCGTCTTTTACGAATGACTGGGGCTCGTCAGATGATTAAGGCATACATATATACGCACACATAAACATACACTCGCTGGCTGAGTTGTTTGATTTTGTTAGAAGGCTAATCATGTGTTTTGCTTTTCATCACTGATTCATTTAATAGTCGTTGCCAGCACGTTGACTTGACTGAATGGCAGGCTGGTTGCTTGATATTCGCTGAAATAAAGTCAGCTGTAAATAGTAGCTTTGGGAATTTTGCATGGACAACCTCGAAGCGCACGTCATATTGTGAGAATTTGGCGGATAATCATGAAAACCGGCAACAGCACATATTTGCTTTTTATGGGTCTCTATGCTGGTTGTATACACTCGAATGGCTGGCATGgaagcaaaaaatttattcacacgCTTTGAGTGCCAACAATCGTCGAAAGCAACAAAAAAAGCGGCGAATAAATAAATGGGAGTGAGTGAGTACTTGACTTGGGGGTTTTCTATAGTTAACGAGCACAGAGTAGAAGTTCGTTGCTTCCAACTTTGACTGAGTCTGATTGCTTTGTTTTGGTAGTAGTGGTTGTGGTGGATACGGCTGTTAGGTTTTTATGGTGCGGGTGAAAGGGAGGAGGTCCACCCACCGTTGTTGGGGGAGATTTTTGTTTGGATTATCATCGGAAGGCGTTTGCATGAGACTTATGGTTTCGCATTCGTTTGTTACTCGTTTCCCATAATGCGTGTGTGTATGTGGGGTGGGGGCACATTGGTGGTGTAGAGATTTGAGCAAAATACTTGTCAGCGACATGGTATTAATGTCAGTTCAATTTGCTAAAACTTGAAGTTGCTATATTGCAGGCTGGAAAAATTCTACTCGTTTCACTACCATCGTCTTTCCACCCCGACCCATCACAAATGAGACGATGACGATGTTAATGTACTCGACATACAAATCAGTTCGGGCTATGTGTGTTTGTGCCTCGGCATGTGGGTCTTACCGTTGCCGTTGTTGGTGGTGGTAAGGTCGGTTCGGGTCGGGTCGTCATGGTATTATAGCGAACCTGGGCATTTAGATGCTCTATTTGTTGGCAGAACCTGTTAAAA
It includes:
- the LOC142228937 gene encoding uncharacterized protein LOC142228937 — encoded protein: MHKNTLWLLFVLLCMYLTLVFCEGQQQQQQESSNDLENITIGDLLKSDTNDLQDEARTRRRHRHHLFHMWGWHALAIAYLVKIKLVIVAFFVGSAVYLGLRYIWPHKCQPEVILDHPPPSFSHHDHIPYASDHSEIVSSSWGSSGPSSSFEPYSAYSGSYGGGDIIPETTSHESHSYRKKREATLNHEEKSTKESEGRQMAPINEEQIGNFMFMFLGLDSKACRRRFICEMEFRSKYNPLTSMAFRVLSRSFFSKYTNDNNDMGKAHSYRECAAVNSECVFIENEEGNDQDPTEISQATESNQESSSIDEENVDLTTTEEANNSLLSNNLEERANSHNLEAERRRNSYWRHMRGDRKLKL